Part of the ANME-2 cluster archaeon genome is shown below.
CATATATCTTTTTATTGAGACAAAACCCGAAAAACTCCTCTTAAAAGACATGGAAGAATCTCTCGAAAAGATATTGGATTTCAGGCCCAGGCTGGATAACTGGGATGATTTTTTCAATCTTCTCTTCAAAACCAGTGACAAAATAATTGTAGTGTTTGATGAGTTCCAGAATTTCAAAAAAACAGACCCTGGCTTCTTCTCCAAGTTCCAGAAATACTGGGATGCATATCACAGGGAAGCACCCCATATGTTCATAGTTATAGGTTCATATGTTGGAATGATAAAAAAAATATTCCAGGGAGAAAAGGAACCACTTTTCGGCCGTGCCACATTGTTTTATAACCTTATGCCGTTCACTTTTTCAGAAAGTTACACGTTCCTGCGCGGTTTTTTGGATGTGGATATAGAAGAGGCAATGAAATTTTACTTTATCTTTGGTGGTGTGCCTAAATATTTACTATTTGCAGGGGAATTCGGCACACCTGATGCTGGTGAGACGTTCAAGAAACTCTTTATCGACACCCATATATTAATGGAAGAAGGTATGAACATCCTAAAACTTGAGTTCGGCACTGAACACAAGAGCTATTTTTCAATTCTTGAAGCCATCTCATTAGGCAGGTCAACGCCCAGGGACATATCAGATTACACGGGTATACAAGCTTCCACAGTCTCAAAATACCTGCATGAATTACTATATGACTATGAGATTATAAAAAAGGAAGAACCGGTTATAAAAACAAAGTCAAGAAGTGGAAGATACTTTTTGGGTGATAATTTTTTCAATTTCTGGTTCAGGTTCATCTATAAAAATTATGGAACATTTGAAATCGATCCTGATATGGGACTGGAGTTGTTCAACAAAGACATCAATGCCTACTTCGGCTTAGCTTTTGAATGCGTTGCCAAAGAATTGCTGATTGCTGTAAATAAAACCGGGGAACTTCCGTTCAGGTTCCTGAAGCTGGGCAGGTGGTGGGATAAAGATGCTGAAATTGATCTGATCGGTTTCAATAAAACGACCCGGGAAATCCTGTTGTGCGAAGTTAAATGGAAACATCTTACCAGAAAAGAGGCAGACAGGATCATAAAAGACCTGAAGGAAAAAGCAGACAGGGTGAAAGGCAAATGGAAGCAACATTATTGCCTGATTGCTAAAGAAATTGACGAAAAAGAACGACTTGATTACCTGGCGTTTGATATTTCAGATATGGAAATGATGCAAGCTCACTGACCATTCATCGAACATCCATTAACCATCCACTGATCATATACAAATCATTTTTTACCTTCAAACCGTTAATCCCTCATCATGACAGGCGCAGTAACATTACTCTCATCGGGTCTGGATTCCACAGTAGCCTTCAAGCAGGCCCTGGACACCTTCGATAACGTGATATGCCTTACCTTTGACTATGGACAGCGGGCAGCGTCCATCGAAATAGAGAAGGCCGCTGCCATCTGTAAAAAGTACCATTGTAAACACCATATTATCCCCCTGCCCTGGTACAGAAACTTCGGCGGTGCCCTGACCGGAACTGAAGAACTTTCCACCCCTTCCATGACCGAACTGGACGATGCCACAAAGTCAAATGAGACCGCCCGCAGCGTATGGGTCCCGGCGCGAAACATGGTATTCTTATCCATTGCCGCCTCCTTTGCCGAGGAGCACGGGCTGGAATGTATCGTGGTGGGATTCGATGCCGAGGAAGCAGCCACCTTCCCTGACAACTCACCTGAATTCATAGAATTGTTTGACAGGGTCATGGAATACGGCACCCTGAACCATCCCCGGATATTCGCACCTCTTGCAGACCTGGACAAGGAAGGTATTGTCAGGTTGGGGCTGGAAATAGAGGCGCCCCTGGAATATTCGTGGTCATGTTACACGGCCGGGCCCGTTCCCTGTGGTGTATGCGAGTCGTGCATGCGCCGGAAACGTGCTTTTTCAAGGGTAGGTGTTCCTGACCCATTACTGGAACGACTGGGAAAATCTTAATGCTGACACCAGTGGTTATAGATTCGAAATGAGCCTGGACGAAGAAATTACAGAGATAGAGGACGAGATACGCAAGACCTCTTACAATAAGGCAACCTCACACCACATCGGCAGACTGAAAGCAAAACTTGCCCGCCTGAAAGAAGATATGGTAAAACGTGCCTCGTCAAAAGGCGGAGGAGATGGTTATTCGGTCCGTAAATCGGGAGATGCGACCGTGGTACTGGTGGGGTATCCTTCAGTGGGCAAATCCACATTGCTGAACCGGTTGACCGGTGCCCAGTCCAGGGTGGGGGCATACGAGTTCACTACCCTGGACGTGGTCCCTGGTACCATGTTCCATAAAGATGCCACTATCCAGATACTGGACGTTCCCGGCCTGGTGCGCGGGGCAGCCTCAGGGCGCGGGCGCGGAAAAGAGGTCATATCAGTGGTCAGGAATGCTGAACTTATCATATTCCTTATCGACGTGTTCCAGACCGGGCATCTGCAGGTACTTGAAAAAGAACTCTATGATGCCGGTATCAGAGTGAACACCCGC
Proteins encoded:
- the queC gene encoding 7-cyano-7-deazaguanine synthase QueC; the encoded protein is MTGAVTLLSSGLDSTVAFKQALDTFDNVICLTFDYGQRAASIEIEKAAAICKKYHCKHHIIPLPWYRNFGGALTGTEELSTPSMTELDDATKSNETARSVWVPARNMVFLSIAASFAEEHGLECIVVGFDAEEAATFPDNSPEFIELFDRVMEYGTLNHPRIFAPLADLDKEGIVRLGLEIEAPLEYSWSCYTAGPVPCGVCESCMRRKRAFSRVGVPDPLLERLGKS
- a CDS encoding ATP-binding protein: MVRFFNRVHELSMFEDIYRTPSSSLIVLYGRRRVGKTELTREFIKNKKSIYLFIETKPEKLLLKDMEESLEKILDFRPRLDNWDDFFNLLFKTSDKIIVVFDEFQNFKKTDPGFFSKFQKYWDAYHREAPHMFIVIGSYVGMIKKIFQGEKEPLFGRATLFYNLMPFTFSESYTFLRGFLDVDIEEAMKFYFIFGGVPKYLLFAGEFGTPDAGETFKKLFIDTHILMEEGMNILKLEFGTEHKSYFSILEAISLGRSTPRDISDYTGIQASTVSKYLHELLYDYEIIKKEEPVIKTKSRSGRYFLGDNFFNFWFRFIYKNYGTFEIDPDMGLELFNKDINAYFGLAFECVAKELLIAVNKTGELPFRFLKLGRWWDKDAEIDLIGFNKTTREILLCEVKWKHLTRKEADRIIKDLKEKADRVKGKWKQHYCLIAKEIDEKERLDYLAFDISDMEMMQAH